Genomic segment of Zingiber officinale cultivar Zhangliang chromosome 11B, Zo_v1.1, whole genome shotgun sequence:
CCTTTGCCCTCTCTCTCGGTCTCGCCATACATGCTCAGGCCCTAAAGCGCCGCCGTGGCCTCCTCCGAGGAGCTTTCTTCGGCACTGCCCTCACGAATATGTACGCCAAGTGCGGTAACCCACACATCGCGCGTGAGGTGTTCGACCGAATGCCTGTGCGGAACTCAGTTTCGTTCAACACCATGATCGCAGGGTATATGCGCAACAACAAGGTTGGCAGTGCGTTGTCGTTGTTTGACAGAATGCCAGAGAAAGATAAGGTTTCTTGGACCGTGGTTATCAATGGATGCGTCAAAAATGATCTGCTCGAGGAGGCATTGGATTACTTCCGAGCAATGCAGCTCCACCAGATTGACGCAGATTATGTGACAATCCTTGCGGTCATTGCAGCTTGCACTGGTTTGGGAGCTCTGAATCACGCCCTCTGGATTCATcgctacatcaagaaccatggtTTGTCAGGTAATATTAGGCTGGCCAATTCCCTCATTGACATGTACTCCAAGTGCGGCTGCGTAGATtttgcacaccaagtgtttgaaagaATATTGGATAGAACCCTTGTCTCATGGAATTCAATGATTGTCTGTTTTGCGGTGAATGGTCGTAGCCGTGAGGCTATTGAGCATTTTGAATTGATGCAGAGGAAAGGATTCGAGCCTGATGGAGTCAGTTTTACAGGGCTGCTTACTGCTTGTAGCCATGCTGGTTTGGTGGATGAAGGCCTCATGTTTTATGAGACGTTGAAGAAGAGTTACAGTTTACAACCGACAGTTGAGCATTATGGTTGTTTGGTAGATTTGCTCAGTCGAGCAGGGAGGCTTGAGGAAGCGATGAGTGTTGTTGAGAGCATGCCATTCCAGCCAAATGAAGTGATCTTCTGCTCGCTTCTTGGTGCTTGCAGGGTGTACGGTCACATCGAATTGGCGGAGAGGGTAACAAAATACATGCTGCAGTTGGATCCAGAATGTGATTCGAATTACATTCTTCTCTCAAATACTTATGCTGCATTTGGGTGGTGGGATGGAGCCAGTGAAATCCGGAACATGATGAAGGCTATCGGAGTGAAGAAGACACCTGGTTTCAGCAACATTGAGATAGATTGTGAAATCCATGAGTTTGTAGCTGGAGATAAAAGCCACCCTCAATTTGATAACATTTATGCCATGCTAAACCTTCTTCACTGTGAGATGGAAATCTGTAGTTATAACCAAAAGAGTACTAAAGTTCTTACAGATGACTGATTAATTTCACGAAATTTTGCTTGTGGTTTATGTATCAGAGCAACATAGAAAGTTTGGTGGGAGTTTTGCAACTCGTCAGAGGCATCATAACTTTTGCAACTCATCAGGCTGCTTGAATTGGAAGAGTTCTATTTTGGAGTTTGGTTGAGCTAAGATGTAAGTCAGTCAGGTTGTTTGGTGTGATTCCATGGCCTGCCCAACTAGAATAGCTTCATAAAAGGGTCTCATTCATATGGTATTGTTGCGAGGGAAAATATTTAAACCCAAATTGAGCCTTTTGTAATATATGCCTTATGCGAGCCTTTTGTAAACCTGATGAATTAACTCAGTGTTGCACACCCAAGAATGTCTTCTAATATACTTCATCATCAACCTTGTACACTCTTGCCTTTGAACCAACATGGACAACTACCTTACTGTGAAATAATGCCCTTCTCTTCTTgacaatttttgaaatcagagaTTCAGATCTGGTAGGAGCTTAAAGCATTGAAGATGCCACAAGTTCTAGCATTTCAGAAATCAGGTTTAGAGCTTCAAGAGTGCTGTTCAGGAATTCAAATTAGGATTCAAGGTTAACAAGGTTTCAAAAACTTGATGGCAAAAGATAACTGAATTGATCCCTGACATAGCTCCTGTTGTGCTGTTAGCAGCATTCTTCTCCAATTCTATACAAAGCTCATCTCTTCTCAGCTCCACTtccttatttttgttataaactgaATCCAATGTTTTTGTTCCAATCTGAAAACATTCCCCTCGTATAGCTTTGCACACATCCTTCCAAATTGGCATACATTTGAAACAAGATCAGTCATTTCTGAAACTTAGAAAATAACTCCAAAGAATTTCAGAATTGGGGCTGAATTCTGAATTCATCTTTAAGAATTCAGGAAACTTCCTTTTTCTCTCCTTTCTGAATTTAGCCATCTTCCGGATTCAAATTAGAGATACAAATTTCATCAAGTAACTTCAATTAAGAGTGTTAATGCATGCAGCCATACCATTCTGATCTTGCTGAATTTGAGGGCCACATGATGATTGATTTGGTGCTATCGAATTCTGCATGAATTTGATTTCTGAATGTGTTTCTGTTGGTAACTAATCCTCAGGCATTCCAATTCTGATTTCAGAAGTCCAAATTCAAATCTTACATCAACTTCATACCATATTCAGAAAAATTGAATTCCTGCATTGAATCGTTTCAGAGCCTAATTCCAGAATTCTGAAAGTTTCAGAATTCAGATTCTTGAGTTTGATAGGTTTTGAATCACAGGGAAAATTGAGAGGATAACACCAAATGACATTTGAAGAATAGAACTTTATTTTGAGGTTGTCACTAATCAGAATTGcagttttttttttctgtaaTCTGTAATGCATTACCCTGCTTTTCCACGTCCAGGTATCACATTGTCTCCCTTGTTAATCAAGTTCACTTCATTGGTAAGAAGGTTTTGAATCTTCTCCAATGTTAGGCACTTAactaacaaattctaacacttaaCTTCCAGATTTACAACTCAACCTAACTCACTGATTCAGATTTCAGCCTCCTGATTTCCAAACTGATCACAGCCCTATTTCCTGGGGTTTTCAAGAATTGAACCTTCAAAGGGGTTGAGGAAAGTTTTCAACATACATCAATGAGCCAGCAAATGTTTTCATTCAGATTCTCAATGATCAATATCTTGTAACAATCACTTGGGCACGCAACCTAAGAGAGCTAATACATTAAGTGCAGATTCccgttctcttttttttttttttccattcattTTCTTTCTGGTAACACTTCCCTTTTGCCAACTTGAATTGCACTCACAATACATCAGTAGAGAACCAGATCAAATGCAGGGGCTCCACTCAAGTTGTTTACTGGTAAGGAACAACATGCTCCACAGGTTCTGCTATCCTGAATTCACAGTTGGTTTTTTTCCTTCCAGAATCAGGTTCCTAACTTCTGCCTTCATACCAGATTCAAGGAATTTAGAAGGTTCATCATCTAGGAAACTAAAAGTTCGTTGCGTGAAGAGTTTTGCAAAGGAGAGAGTACTGATCAACACTGAATTGGACAGGGACAGGAACAGGTTTGCAAAGGAAGAATTTCAGAATTCTGAGCCTTATGCAATAAGTGTCAAGTTAGTATTTCATCCCATTTTAGAATCAGAGAATTCATTCCACTTCTTGTATCAGGAATTCAAAGACCAACTGAGCATTTGACCAAAATTTCAGAACTTTGAGATCCTGTCAAATTCTGAAAGTTGCATATATCATTGATTAAATTCTGACATTTCATTCAAAAAATCCTCTTATTCAACATTCaaatgtagatccgctacattaacggTCCTCCTAGTGCcgatcccacggatatggagggaggtacatgcaggtacacaggcgttAGACGCATGATCAACTTCTCCCTTGTTCAACATTCAAACTAATGGGGAAGATGGTCAACTTCTCCCTTGTTTCTCAGCAGCCACAGAGATCAGGTTTAACAAAAGCATTGGCACAAATATCAACAGCAGCCCTATAATCAATCTTTCAACAGTTTGCTGCCTTGACATATTTCACAGAACAGATTTTCTATTCATGAAACATGAACTCATGGAGAAGTGAACTCCAAATGACATCACAATACCTAGCTCAGTATTTACTTATCACTGCCCAAGAAAGGTTGGCACAAGCATGTTGCAATTGATTCCATTGAATTGGTgtgtcatgttttttttttctcctgaTACTGGAGCACCTTGATATCAATTTTAAGATTTTGACCATGCCATCAACATCAGCCATAGGTCTCCTAAGGTGGAATTGCAATTGTCATTCAGAAAACAAAATTTAATGGAGCAAAGGTCAAGCTGAATCCTGCAGTAATCCAATAGATCTTGTCATATTCTGAGGGTATACTTGTCCGTCAAATCGGATGATATCCCTTAATGACAATATAAGAAATaattgataccaaataaattaaaatcaattcaaaCACCAAAGCGATATAAAATCACTGAACATATAAAAGCTGATGCGTATATGCATCTATGAACATGTGAACATACTAACTAAACAAGCTAAAAGTCATATTATTTTAACAAAACTCAAAATTGATACAGAAAGAAAATTGTAAAAACAAGCAGCGAAAAATAACCCAAATAACTTGAATAGAAATTTAAATTCGAGTGAGACTAGCAGCCATAACCTCTACGTTACACAACACATCTTCTACCTGCTAACCTGGAAGTCAAACAAACATGAGGGCTAGTGAGTACAAAATACTCAATGAGTATAAGACAGACAGTGCATGAAACTACTATAAGGAGATCAAAAGAAATATAATTTCAGATaaaatacttactacaaaagtaagagTGTCAATATAATCAACTACTAACACAAGCATACACAACTACACAACCATCTGCTAACCTGCTCAATCAGGTATAGCCAGTAAAACGAGAGTAAAGTACATCCAAATCCTTCACAAACAAATATACAACTAGCATATATCAATCATCTAACAAGTCCTAGCTACGTCCAACAGCATACTACCACGAATGTATCTCATGGACAGTCAGGGTATATAAATAATCACTATCCACGAGAGAACGTTCTACCACAGATGGTCTCGTGGGCGGACAagatgaggtagctatctagctcctCACCCATTGACCACATGAGAATCTTTAACAAGGATGGTCCCGTGGACAGTTAGGGTATGTAAACAGTCACTATTTACGGGAGAACGCTTTACCACGGATGGTCTTGTGGGTATACAGGTTATATATGTAGCTATCTAACTATGGACTATGGGTAAACATGTTACCATAGATGATTATGTAGATAGTCAAGACATATAAGTTAACAAACCAATAATAATAGGTAAGTAGTAACAATCATATCCCAGAGTAAACTCTGCTAGTTACACTATGGTATGGTCTCACCAGCATATAGTCAAAAGCCCAAACAACCAACAAGGGTTTTAGTAGGGTATTCAGCTATCTAGCTACGGACTATGTGCGATAGCTTAATACTACTATCCAGTCTAATGGGCAGTTCAAATGCATAGGAATGCAATATGTAACAAGTCTAACAACATGTATCTAAGTACAACAATAACAAGTACAATAGTAATAATCACAATCAAGGGAATCTTAGTCATCTAGTTATAATATCTTATCTAACTTCTTGGTATTATCATGAATACCCTTAACCTACGAGTTCAGAATCAAGTAGTTATGAATGCCAGTCCAAAGAAGATAATTCTTGGAATACTCTACCACTCTGCTAGATATGATATATATCATGTATAGATAGGTATAATCTTGTTGACATATATATACTCGCGTAAGTATACACAAGCCTAAGTATATAACTAGATATGCTGTAAACGCACGAGTATCAATCTATAATTATATTATGGTCTAGTAATATCATACATACTCAAATAATACATGTACAAAAACAAAGGAGACTGcatatatatcaaaatataagATCAAGCAATAAAAGGTCAAGCTCAAGAAGTAatatagagtagatatcaaggtaAAAATAACTACACaatcaatgaaaataataaaattatgcaCTGAGTTCAAGATCTAAAGAGGTCAAAGGAGGAACTATCCACCTCATTGTAGATCATTCTAACTGCCTTCAATCTAATGTTTGCCTCGAGCTTGAATCTACACGTACAGGATAGGAAATAAAACTAAGAACTAGTGTAATCCtaataataataaagtcaatttagTTTATCAATCTATCTGATTAGTAATTTCATTAACTTTCCATTAATAAGTTGGTCAACTCGATATCTAATCAATTATATAACTGACTAAGAAATCAATTAATCTATTAATTCTTAAActgattaattacttaattaatcaTCTTAATTAGTTATTCAATTAACCAATTAtcattttaattaattgattaaatgtTTAAAATCAATTAACCGATTAaccttaaataattatttattaatcaAACTACTAATCAACTAATAACTTCATccaattattaattgattaattaacgtaactatttaattaaactaaacacTATTAAATGAACTAATAATCATAATTTCCTTTTACCTTCACGGTTGGCATCACTCTTCCTCTCAGATGGGCATCAGATGGTGGTAGAGTCTGGCGACGGTGGTCATGGTTCAGTCACATCGAGGCGGCACTGGTGGATAGGAGGAGGTAGCGACAGCAGGGTCTAGTGGGCCGTTGGTTGTTGTTTGCACGAGATGGCGCGGACACATATGCAATGACAAGAGAGAAGGTTATCTCACATCGTGAAGAATGAAGAGAAGAGCAAGAAGGGGTAGAAGGCGGTGTTGGCATCTGTTGCTCGTGCGGATGGAAGCTCGCGAGTTGCGGATAGTGGCCAATGGCAACAATCGCTAGCGTTGGAATTACTTGAGAGGCTTCTCTGTGGTAGAAGTCGGCGGTGATAGTGAGGAGAACAAAGAAGGTTAGCAACTAACACTTCTCACGGTTGACGGGGAAAGAGGGAGTGGCGCTGTGGCGGTTACACGGTGAATAGCGGGGTGCGCAAGCGAGAAACGAAGGAGGAGAAATCAAACTATTTTGATTGGATAATCTAGCTTTTATATTTAATCAAGTCCTCGCTTAAATGGATATTCTAAATAGATTTTTCTAAGCCCTATCTATTTATCCTcataaaatatccaaaaattcataataaattctaaaaaaatccataaaattctaataaattctataaatttattttcttattaattattaattatattcTTATATCTTTCctgaataaatttatttatgtcaaattttaatcattatatatatttttggtatattatattctctcatattaataaaaatttggtccctaactTTACAACCCAATTGTAATACTAAGGTATCCTCATCTAAGGTAACAACTAAGTAGTACATCCCTATACTAGTccattctagtatttcaaaattgTCTATAATGGTTTAGGATCTCTTATACACTACCTGATCTACTGCTAAAGTAGATAATCGTCGTTTTGTGGGTTATGACCTTACCATGCTTCTGCTACTCCCACATTACTATCTAGCTAATCGTTGTGGGTAAAATCCACTAGGTGTAAATGATCTTCTAGCAGCCTTTGATGTTCATCTTGCATGCTCGAAGTAAGTCCTCTAGTTAGTGAATGGTGCTCTTTATCCGTCTGTCTGAAATACTgcaccaaaaataaatttctgTGCACATGACTATTGGAAACTCCACCAAGTGATCTAAGGAGTTAGTCTAGCAGGTCAGTAGGAAATGGATGAATTTGGTTAATCTCTCAACGATCACGCAAATCAAATTATGCACCTTCCGAAGTCTACTATACTACGTTCCCTTTTTTCCATTTAGG
This window contains:
- the LOC122033379 gene encoding pentatricopeptide repeat-containing protein At1g05750, chloroplastic-like, which produces MAAHFVTPLPLPPSPTHLRLPLSPTASSSLPPIHNSSPRDLVSWTSAMARHARRGCLLDASHTFGAMLSAGVEPNYVTLVALVSACADFPSSPFALSLGLAIHAQALKRRRGLLRGAFFGTALTNMYAKCGNPHIAREVFDRMPVRNSVSFNTMIAGYMRNNKVGSALSLFDRMPEKDKVSWTVVINGCVKNDLLEEALDYFRAMQLHQIDADYVTILAVIAACTGLGALNHALWIHRYIKNHGLSGNIRLANSLIDMYSKCGCVDFAHQVFERILDRTLVSWNSMIVCFAVNGRSREAIEHFELMQRKGFEPDGVSFTGLLTACSHAGLVDEGLMFYETLKKSYSLQPTVEHYGCLVDLLSRAGRLEEAMSVVESMPFQPNEVIFCSLLGACRVYGHIELAERVTKYMLQLDPECDSNYILLSNTYAAFGWWDGASEIRNMMKAIGVKKTPGFSNIEIDCEIHEFVAGDKSHPQFDNIYAMLNLLHCEMEICSYNQKSTKVLTDD